One genomic region from Ralstonia pickettii DTP0602 encodes:
- a CDS encoding phospho-2-dehydro-3-deoxyheptonate aldolase (catalyzes the formation of 3-deoxy-D-arabino-hept-2-ulosonate 7 phosphate from phosphoenolpyruvate and D-erythrose 4-phosphate, phenylalanine sensitive~K01626: E2.5.1.54, aroF, aroG, aroH; 3-deoxy-7-phosphoheptulonate synthase [EC:2.5.1.54]) produces the protein MNGPQKSPPTIAEGWQTPPDRTSVTDDARVDDIIPLPPPEHLIRFFPIRNTPVESLVTQTRQRIARMQHGKDDRLLVIMGPCSIHDPQAALEYARRLMAQRQRYAESLEIVMRVYFEKPRTTVGWKGLINDPYLDESFRIDEGLRIARSLLVDINRLGLPAAGEFLDVISPQYIGDLICWGAIGARTTESQVHRELASGISAPIGFKNGTDGNIKIAIDAIQAASRPHHFLGVHKNGQVATVHTKGNPDCHVILRGGKAPNYDADSVAAACRELEAAGLGNSLMVDFSHANSSKQHQRQIDVARDVAQQIGSGNRAIFGVMVESNLLPGAQKFTPGEHNPSALTYGQSITDACIGWDDSVAVLDMLSEAVNVRRGLYSKP, from the coding sequence ATGAATGGTCCACAGAAATCACCGCCCACCATTGCCGAGGGTTGGCAGACGCCGCCGGACCGCACTAGCGTGACCGACGACGCGCGCGTCGATGACATCATTCCACTGCCCCCGCCTGAACACCTGATCCGTTTCTTCCCCATCCGGAACACGCCTGTCGAATCCCTGGTCACCCAGACGCGCCAGCGCATCGCGCGCATGCAGCACGGCAAGGACGACCGGCTGCTTGTGATCATGGGACCTTGCTCGATCCACGACCCGCAAGCTGCACTCGAGTACGCGCGGCGCTTGATGGCGCAGCGGCAGCGCTACGCCGAGTCGCTGGAGATCGTGATGCGTGTGTACTTCGAGAAGCCCCGTACCACCGTGGGCTGGAAAGGGCTGATCAACGACCCCTATCTGGATGAGAGCTTCCGCATCGACGAGGGCCTGCGCATTGCGCGCAGCCTGCTCGTCGACATCAACCGCCTCGGCTTGCCGGCGGCCGGCGAGTTCCTGGACGTGATCTCGCCGCAGTACATCGGCGACCTGATCTGCTGGGGCGCGATTGGTGCCCGCACCACCGAGAGCCAGGTGCACCGCGAGCTGGCTTCTGGCATTTCGGCGCCGATCGGCTTCAAGAATGGCACTGACGGGAATATCAAGATCGCCATCGACGCCATTCAGGCCGCCTCGCGTCCGCACCACTTCCTGGGGGTGCACAAGAACGGGCAGGTGGCGACGGTACACACCAAGGGCAACCCGGACTGCCATGTCATTCTCCGCGGGGGCAAGGCCCCGAACTACGATGCGGATTCCGTGGCGGCCGCCTGCCGGGAACTGGAAGCGGCCGGGCTCGGCAACTCGCTGATGGTGGATTTCAGCCACGCCAACAGCAGCAAGCAGCACCAGCGGCAGATCGATGTCGCGCGCGACGTTGCGCAACAGATAGGCAGCGGCAATCGAGCCATCTTCGGGGTCATGGTCGAGAGCAATCTGCTCCCCGGCGCGCAGAAGTTCACCCCGGGCGAGCACAATCCGTCTGCATTGACCTACGGACAGAGCATCACCGATGCCTGCATCGGGTGGGACGATTCGGTGGCAGTGCTGGACATGCTTAGCGAGGCGGTCAATGTACGCCGCGGGCTCTATTCGAAGCCGTAG
- a CDS encoding glycosyl transferase, producing the protein MKHVWILNHYAKEPNSGTGGTRHFHLAEHLGSSGWQATVIAANANSVGSEERPLAAGELSRLDRIRDVPFLWVRTPIYQGNGAGRILNMLAYSWRALRRRTTRGLARPDVVIGSSVHPLAAAAGALLARRFKVPFVFEVRDLWPQTLVDMGRLREGEFLTWALRKLEAWLYRRADRIVVLLPHAWEYITPLGIPKERITWIPNGVDLSLFPPPPARTGEPSGRFTLMYFGAHGQANGLDNVLQAMKLVQQRPEGRHITLRMVGDGQLKSALMAQARELGLSNVSFEPPVPKCRIPAVAMEADAFVIAVRDLPQLYRYGISMNKLFDYLAAERPIVIASNAANNPVADSAAGLTVGAEQPEALADAIISIAAAPLEARERMGRAGREYVERNHSFQYLAQRLAAVLDEACGARST; encoded by the coding sequence ATGAAACACGTCTGGATTCTCAATCACTATGCCAAGGAACCCAACAGCGGCACAGGCGGCACGAGACACTTCCATCTCGCGGAGCACCTGGGCTCGTCTGGCTGGCAGGCGACCGTCATCGCGGCCAACGCCAACTCAGTCGGCAGCGAAGAGCGGCCGCTGGCGGCAGGTGAGTTGTCGCGCCTTGACCGTATTCGCGATGTGCCCTTCCTCTGGGTGCGCACGCCGATATACCAGGGCAATGGCGCCGGCCGCATCCTGAACATGCTGGCCTACAGCTGGCGCGCATTGCGTCGGCGGACCACGCGCGGCCTGGCGCGCCCGGACGTGGTGATCGGTTCCAGCGTGCATCCCTTGGCCGCGGCGGCGGGCGCCCTGCTGGCGCGCCGCTTCAAGGTCCCATTCGTGTTCGAGGTGCGCGACCTGTGGCCGCAGACACTGGTGGACATGGGCCGCCTGCGTGAAGGGGAATTCCTGACCTGGGCGCTGCGCAAGCTGGAGGCGTGGCTGTACCGGCGCGCCGATCGCATCGTCGTGCTGCTGCCGCACGCGTGGGAGTACATCACGCCGCTCGGCATCCCGAAGGAGCGCATCACCTGGATACCCAATGGCGTGGACCTGTCGCTGTTCCCGCCGCCACCGGCGCGCACCGGGGAGCCGTCCGGGCGTTTCACGCTGATGTATTTCGGCGCCCACGGGCAGGCCAACGGCCTGGACAACGTGCTGCAGGCGATGAAGCTGGTGCAACAGCGGCCGGAGGGGCGGCACATCACCCTGCGCATGGTGGGGGATGGCCAGCTGAAGTCTGCGCTGATGGCGCAGGCGCGGGAGCTCGGCCTGAGCAATGTCAGCTTTGAGCCGCCGGTGCCGAAATGCCGCATCCCGGCCGTGGCGATGGAGGCGGATGCCTTTGTCATCGCCGTGCGCGACCTGCCTCAGCTGTACCGGTACGGCATCAGCATGAACAAGCTGTTCGACTACCTGGCTGCGGAACGCCCAATCGTCATCGCCTCCAATGCCGCCAACAATCCGGTGGCCGACTCGGCGGCGGGACTGACGGTGGGCGCGGAGCAGCCCGAGGCACTGGCCGACGCCATCATCAGCATCGCCGCAGCGCCGCTCGAGGCCCGCGAGCGCATGGGGCGCGCTGGGCGGGAGTACGTCGAACGCAACCACAGCTTCCAGTACCTGGCGCAGCGCCTGGCTGCCGTGCTGGACGAAGCATGTGGAGCCAGGTCAACCTAG
- a CDS encoding hypothetical protein (K06803: CDH11; cadherin 11, type 2, OB-cadherin) — MDLNQQKYRDLCEIERSIPFSSQAWWLDATVGPDRWSATLVERAGKVIAAMPYVKRTKYGFVILTQPPAGHGLGPWLACKDAKPTKLLSQQKELMTELIEQLPRFDHFAQAWHYSDTNWLPFFWKGYRQTTKYTYILPDLSDETSLWSAMQPTVKQDIRKATGRFNLRVRHSDSIDEFLPLNRNVGTDPRWRRGYSDDVARRIDAACKERGKRKIFIVEDEEGRAHYSAYLVWDERSAYGLMGGANRDMPPNTGAGSYCIWETIRFAATVTRIYDFSGSMLETVERFFRGFGAVQRPYFLISKTPSRALSLYQLMRSR; from the coding sequence ATGGACCTCAATCAGCAGAAGTACAGAGATCTCTGCGAGATCGAACGCTCAATCCCGTTTTCCAGCCAGGCCTGGTGGCTGGACGCTACGGTCGGGCCTGACCGGTGGAGCGCGACCCTGGTGGAGCGGGCAGGGAAGGTGATCGCGGCAATGCCCTACGTCAAGAGGACGAAATACGGCTTTGTCATTCTTACCCAGCCTCCCGCTGGCCATGGCTTGGGTCCCTGGCTGGCGTGCAAGGACGCAAAACCGACAAAATTGCTCAGCCAACAGAAGGAACTGATGACCGAGTTGATTGAACAATTGCCGAGGTTCGATCATTTCGCGCAGGCGTGGCATTACAGCGATACCAACTGGCTGCCTTTCTTCTGGAAAGGCTACCGGCAAACCACGAAATATACCTACATTCTTCCGGACCTCAGTGACGAGACGTCGCTTTGGAGCGCCATGCAACCCACCGTGAAACAGGACATCCGGAAGGCGACTGGCCGCTTCAATCTTCGCGTACGCCACAGCGATAGTATTGACGAATTCCTTCCCCTGAACCGCAATGTTGGCACCGACCCGAGATGGCGACGAGGCTATTCCGATGACGTCGCGAGGCGGATCGATGCTGCGTGCAAGGAGCGTGGGAAGCGCAAGATATTCATCGTCGAGGACGAGGAGGGACGGGCTCACTATAGCGCCTATCTCGTGTGGGATGAGCGGAGCGCCTATGGTCTGATGGGTGGCGCAAACCGGGACATGCCGCCCAATACCGGAGCCGGCAGCTACTGCATATGGGAAACGATCAGGTTCGCCGCGACGGTAACCAGGATCTATGACTTTTCAGGTTCCATGCTGGAAACGGTGGAACGCTTCTTCCGGGGATTCGGTGCTGTTCAGAGACCCTATTTCCTGATTTCGAAGACACCATCCAGGGCGCTTTCCCTGTATCAGCTCATGCGGTCCCGATAG
- a CDS encoding hypothetical protein (K14952: namH; UDP-MurNAc hydroxylase), giving the protein MANITGTGMQQAVSLKFLGHNGFLVESSTEYLAIDPWLTDNGAFHGSWFQYPKNHHLQAEFIETSQRKKGWIYISHEHQDHFDVDTLSKIGRDAVFVIPRFRDDALRSEIDKLGFQYIELLDGQPSLMSAWLTLTCFVSDIGVNHDSALLIETPAFSFFNQNDCKIFDRLDQLPRSITYYSVQFSGATWHPVCYENYSESERAELSKEKSIKKLDNVVGAMQRLKPRFFIPAAGPAIFPFLPLPLSYGVGNIFIHQPELHQYLLRANIENILYPRPGDEINELTAREPIAPPRERDILDYKKDIADRWEGLAIDFSKEKLIDEINNRLDQIWDLEFQCESLLVLAWGDGEDDSICIDLSEKAIINPPGSMPAFWRITADKKYFALMCGRDRWQNIHLSLRAKLYRAPDRFDNIINIFLLSDVSNLRDSILQTLAIPKERIMISRGSGIRYEINRYCPHQGADLSCATITEDGKLICPRHGWAFSLEDDGKALDGSCSLEAKIIELEG; this is encoded by the coding sequence ATGGCGAACATCACTGGCACGGGTATGCAGCAAGCGGTCTCCCTGAAATTCCTGGGGCATAACGGCTTTCTGGTCGAGTCGTCAACGGAATATCTTGCGATAGACCCCTGGCTCACCGATAACGGAGCATTCCATGGCAGCTGGTTCCAGTATCCAAAAAATCATCATCTTCAAGCCGAATTCATAGAGACAAGCCAAAGAAAGAAGGGCTGGATATATATCTCCCATGAGCATCAGGATCATTTTGACGTGGACACCCTGAGCAAGATCGGCCGGGATGCGGTATTTGTTATTCCACGATTTCGCGATGACGCCCTGAGGAGCGAGATCGACAAACTGGGATTTCAATATATCGAACTTCTCGATGGCCAGCCAAGCTTGATGAGCGCATGGTTGACGCTGACCTGCTTTGTGTCGGACATTGGAGTGAATCATGATAGCGCGCTTCTGATTGAAACGCCTGCTTTCAGTTTTTTCAACCAGAACGATTGCAAGATATTTGATCGGCTTGATCAGCTGCCCAGGTCGATAACCTACTATTCAGTTCAGTTTTCTGGGGCGACCTGGCATCCGGTCTGTTATGAGAATTACAGTGAAAGCGAACGAGCGGAGCTCAGCAAGGAAAAATCGATCAAAAAACTTGACAATGTGGTTGGCGCGATGCAAAGGCTTAAGCCAAGATTCTTCATCCCGGCTGCGGGGCCCGCAATATTTCCTTTCCTGCCCCTGCCCCTATCATACGGGGTCGGCAACATTTTCATTCACCAACCAGAACTTCATCAATATTTGTTGCGCGCCAATATTGAAAACATCCTGTACCCAAGGCCGGGGGATGAGATAAATGAACTCACCGCACGGGAGCCCATCGCCCCACCCAGGGAACGCGATATTCTTGATTACAAAAAGGATATTGCAGATCGCTGGGAAGGTCTTGCTATTGATTTTTCAAAGGAAAAACTGATAGATGAAATAAATAACAGACTGGATCAGATCTGGGACCTGGAATTCCAATGTGAGTCTCTTCTGGTACTGGCCTGGGGTGATGGCGAAGATGACTCCATATGTATTGATTTGTCAGAGAAAGCCATTATTAATCCGCCTGGTTCCATGCCGGCATTTTGGCGAATTACCGCGGACAAGAAATACTTTGCCTTGATGTGCGGCCGCGACCGATGGCAGAACATTCACCTCTCGCTGAGGGCAAAGCTATATCGCGCTCCTGACAGATTTGACAACATCATAAACATATTCCTACTTTCGGATGTCTCAAATCTTCGCGATTCCATACTCCAAACGCTCGCCATTCCGAAGGAAAGAATAATGATTTCCCGGGGCAGTGGAATACGTTATGAGATCAATCGCTATTGCCCTCACCAAGGAGCAGATCTGTCTTGCGCCACTATTACGGAAGATGGCAAGCTCATATGCCCGCGCCATGGTTGGGCCTTCTCGCTTGAGGATGACGGAAAGGCATTGGATGGAAGTTGCAGCCTGGAAGCGAAAATTATAGAACTGGAAGGATGA
- a CDS encoding hypothetical protein (K06803: CDH11; cadherin 11, type 2, OB-cadherin) codes for MDINQQKYRELCEIERSIPFSSQAWWLDATVGPDRWSATLVERAGKVIAAMPYVKRTKYGFVILTQPPAGHGLGPWLACKDAKPTKLLSQQKELMTELIEQLPRFDHFAQAWHYSDTNWLPFFWKGYRQTTKYTYILPDLSDETSLWSAMQPTVKQDIRKATGRFNLRVRHSDSIDEFLPLNRNVGTDPRWRRGYSDDVARRIDAACKERGKRKIFIVEDEEGRAHYSAYLVWDERSAYGLMGGANRDMPPNTGAGSYCIWETIRFAATVTRIYDFSGSMLETVERFFRGFGAVQRPYFLISKTPSRALSLYQLMRSR; via the coding sequence ATGGACATCAATCAGCAGAAGTACAGAGAGCTCTGCGAGATCGAACGCTCAATCCCGTTTTCCAGCCAGGCCTGGTGGCTGGACGCTACGGTCGGGCCTGACCGGTGGAGCGCGACCCTGGTGGAGCGGGCAGGGAAGGTGATCGCGGCAATGCCCTACGTCAAGAGGACGAAATACGGCTTTGTCATTCTTACCCAGCCTCCCGCTGGCCATGGCTTGGGTCCCTGGCTGGCGTGCAAGGACGCAAAACCGACAAAATTGCTCAGCCAACAGAAGGAGCTGATGACCGAGTTGATTGAACAATTGCCGAGGTTCGATCATTTCGCGCAGGCGTGGCATTACAGCGATACCAACTGGCTGCCTTTCTTCTGGAAAGGCTACCGGCAAACCACGAAATATACCTACATTCTTCCGGACCTCAGTGACGAGACGTCGCTTTGGAGCGCCATGCAACCCACCGTGAAACAGGACATCCGGAAGGCGACTGGCCGCTTCAATCTTCGCGTACGCCACAGCGATAGTATTGACGAATTCCTTCCCCTGAACCGCAATGTTGGCACCGACCCGAGATGGCGACGAGGCTATTCCGATGACGTCGCGAGGCGGATCGATGCTGCGTGCAAGGAGCGTGGGAAGCGCAAGATATTCATCGTCGAGGACGAGGAGGGACGGGCTCACTATAGCGCCTATCTCGTGTGGGATGAGCGGAGCGCCTATGGTCTGATGGGTGGCGCAAACCGGGACATGCCGCCCAATACCGGAGCCGGCAGCTACTGCATATGGGAAACGATCAGGTTCGCCGCGACGGTAACCAGGATCTATGACTTTTCAGGTTCCATGCTGGAAACGGTGGAACGCTTCTTCCGGGGATTCGGTGCTGTTCAGAGACCCTATTTCCTGATTTCGAAGACACCATCCAGGGCGCTTTCCCTGTATCAGCTCATGCGGTCCCGATAG
- a CDS encoding glycosyl transferase: protein MLNVAHLTSVHPRYDDRIFLKHCRSLAANGYRVSLVVADGNGDESREGVFIADVGTSPGRLNRVFSTTARVLRRAITLNADVYHLHDPELIPVGLRLKKMGKRVIYDSHEDVPKQLLTKPYLGPRRLRALSGVFAMYERHACRAFDGIVAATPYIRDKFLPINPRTVDINNFPILGELDGPVDWEAKRAEICYVGGISSSRGIRETVMALEQMQSAVRLNLAGRFGDEALESEVRAASGWSRVNELGFLDRAGVRSVLARSVAGLVTLHPMINFLDALPVKMFEYMAAGIPPIASSFPLWREIVEESESGLCVDPLDPKAIAAAVDYLVTHPDEARRMGENGRRTVVSKYNWAKEQDKLLHFYERILA from the coding sequence ATGCTTAACGTAGCCCACCTCACCTCGGTTCATCCACGCTACGATGACCGGATCTTCCTCAAGCATTGCCGCAGCCTGGCGGCCAATGGCTATCGGGTCTCGCTGGTTGTGGCCGACGGCAATGGAGATGAAAGCCGGGAAGGGGTTTTCATCGCCGATGTCGGCACCTCGCCGGGGCGCTTGAACCGCGTCTTCAGTACCACCGCGCGCGTGCTGCGCCGCGCGATCACGCTGAATGCCGATGTCTACCACCTGCACGACCCCGAGCTGATTCCCGTTGGCTTGAGGCTGAAGAAGATGGGTAAGCGTGTCATCTATGACTCGCATGAGGATGTGCCCAAGCAGTTGCTCACCAAGCCCTACCTGGGACCGCGGCGGTTGCGAGCGCTGTCGGGCGTCTTCGCCATGTACGAGCGGCACGCCTGTCGCGCATTCGACGGCATCGTGGCGGCCACGCCATATATCCGGGACAAGTTCCTGCCGATCAATCCGCGCACGGTCGACATCAACAATTTTCCCATTCTCGGCGAACTGGACGGTCCGGTGGACTGGGAAGCCAAGCGTGCGGAAATCTGCTATGTCGGCGGCATCAGTTCAAGTCGCGGTATCCGCGAGACCGTCATGGCGCTGGAGCAGATGCAGTCCGCCGTGCGGCTGAACCTGGCTGGCCGGTTCGGCGACGAGGCGCTGGAGTCGGAGGTAAGGGCGGCCAGCGGCTGGTCCCGCGTCAACGAACTCGGGTTCCTGGACCGGGCCGGGGTGCGGAGCGTGCTGGCGCGGTCGGTGGCCGGCCTGGTGACGCTCCACCCGATGATCAATTTCCTCGATGCGTTGCCTGTGAAGATGTTCGAGTACATGGCCGCGGGGATCCCGCCCATTGCCTCCAGCTTTCCGCTCTGGCGTGAGATCGTCGAGGAAAGCGAGAGCGGCCTGTGCGTGGACCCGCTGGATCCGAAGGCGATCGCCGCTGCCGTCGACTATCTGGTGACGCACCCGGATGAGGCGCGCCGCATGGGTGAGAACGGCCGCCGCACCGTGGTCAGCAAATACAACTGGGCCAAGGAGCAGGACAAGCTGCTGCATTTCTACGAGCGGATTCTGGCGTGA
- a CDS encoding aminotransferase DegT (K13017: wbpE, wlbC; UDP-2-acetamido-2-deoxy-ribo-hexuluronate aminotransferase [EC:2.6.1.98]) has translation MIEFIDLKAQQARIKYKIDAGIQRVLAHGQYILGPEVEELEQRLAHYTGARHCISCANGTDALQIAQMALGIGAGDEVIMPGFTYIATAETVALLGAKPVYVDVDPRTYNLDPAALEAAITPRTRAIVPVSLYGQCADFDAINAIAERHGIPVIEDAAQSFGAAYKGRSSCNLSTIACTSFFPSKPLGCYGDGGAIFTNDDELARVMRQIARHGQDRRYHHVRVGVNSRLDTLQAAILLAKLSIFDEEVALRQQVAVRYGELFRRGGFEATPHVEPHNLSVYAQYTIRVQDRDALQDELKAAGIPTVVHYPLPLNRQPAVAACQARLPVGDAMAQHVLSLPMHPYLDMASQQAICSAILQLVMRQPERVVP, from the coding sequence ATGATCGAGTTTATCGACCTCAAAGCCCAGCAAGCCCGCATCAAGTACAAGATTGACGCTGGCATCCAGCGGGTGCTGGCGCACGGTCAATATATCCTGGGCCCGGAGGTCGAGGAACTGGAGCAGCGGCTGGCGCACTATACCGGCGCCCGGCATTGCATCAGCTGCGCCAACGGTACGGACGCGCTGCAGATCGCCCAGATGGCGCTGGGCATCGGCGCCGGCGATGAGGTCATCATGCCCGGCTTCACCTATATTGCCACCGCCGAAACCGTGGCCCTGCTGGGAGCGAAGCCGGTCTATGTGGACGTGGATCCGCGCACCTATAACCTGGATCCGGCGGCACTCGAAGCCGCTATCACGCCCCGCACCAGGGCCATCGTCCCGGTCAGCTTGTATGGCCAGTGCGCAGATTTCGACGCCATCAACGCCATTGCCGAACGCCATGGCATCCCGGTCATCGAGGACGCCGCGCAGAGCTTCGGCGCCGCCTACAAGGGCCGCAGCAGCTGCAATCTGTCCACCATCGCCTGTACCAGCTTCTTTCCCAGCAAGCCGCTGGGTTGCTACGGCGACGGCGGGGCGATCTTCACCAACGACGACGAACTGGCCAGGGTGATGCGCCAGATCGCCCGTCACGGTCAGGACCGGCGCTACCATCATGTCCGCGTTGGCGTGAACAGCCGGCTGGATACGTTGCAGGCGGCCATCCTGCTGGCGAAGCTGTCGATCTTCGATGAGGAGGTGGCGTTGCGCCAGCAAGTGGCGGTGCGGTACGGGGAACTGTTCCGTCGCGGTGGGTTCGAGGCCACGCCGCATGTCGAACCGCACAACCTCAGCGTGTATGCGCAGTACACGATTCGTGTCCAGGATCGCGACGCCCTGCAGGACGAACTGAAGGCCGCAGGGATACCCACCGTCGTGCACTATCCGCTGCCGTTGAACCGGCAGCCCGCAGTAGCCGCTTGCCAGGCCCGCCTGCCGGTCGGCGACGCAATGGCGCAGCACGTGTTGAGCCTGCCAATGCATCCTTACCTCGACATGGCAAGCCAGCAGGCCATTTGTTCAGCAATTCTCCAACTTGTCATGCGCCAGCCAGAGCGAGTCGTGCCTTGA
- a CDS encoding serine acetyltransferase (K13018: wbpD, wlbB; UDP-2-acetamido-3-amino-2,3-dideoxy-glucuronate N-acetyltransferase [EC:2.3.1.201]) gives MTYQIHPSAIVDEGAQIGEGSRVWHFVHVCAGARIGSHCSLGQNVFVGNRVVIGDHVKVQNNVSVYDNVTLEDGVFCGPSMVFTNVYNPRSLIERKDEYRDTLVKRGATLGANCTIVCGVVIGEYAFVGAGAVVNKDVPAYALMVGVPARQIGWMSEFGEQLDLPVRGEGEAVCPNSGQRYVLDGATLHKAAA, from the coding sequence ATGACATACCAGATACATCCCTCTGCCATCGTTGACGAAGGAGCACAGATCGGCGAAGGATCGCGCGTCTGGCATTTCGTGCACGTCTGCGCCGGCGCGCGCATCGGCAGCCACTGCTCGCTCGGCCAGAACGTGTTCGTCGGCAACCGTGTCGTCATCGGCGACCACGTCAAGGTGCAGAACAACGTCTCCGTCTATGACAACGTCACGCTCGAAGATGGCGTCTTCTGCGGCCCCAGCATGGTGTTCACCAACGTATATAACCCTCGCTCGCTGATCGAGCGCAAGGACGAGTACCGCGACACGCTGGTGAAGCGGGGCGCGACGCTGGGCGCCAATTGCACCATCGTCTGCGGTGTCGTGATCGGCGAATATGCCTTCGTCGGCGCCGGCGCCGTCGTCAACAAGGACGTGCCGGCCTACGCGCTGATGGTCGGCGTGCCTGCACGCCAGATCGGCTGGATGAGCGAATTCGGCGAGCAGCTCGACCTGCCAGTGCGCGGCGAAGGCGAGGCCGTGTGCCCGAATAGCGGGCAGCGCTACGTCCTGGATGGCGCCACGCTACACAAGGCCGCGGCCTGA
- a CDS encoding oxidoreductase (K13016: wbpB; UDP-N-acetyl-2-amino-2-deoxyglucuronate dehydrogenase [EC:1.1.1.335]) produces the protein MKRFALIGAAGYIAPRHMTAIKDTGNELVSAYDINDSVGIIDSISPQSEFFTEFERFYDHAWRLRREPAAALDYVSICSPNYLHQPHIAAGLRLGCDVICEKPLVPTPELLDELALVERETGRRVFNILQLRHHQAILDLKDKVASEHNGHKHEVELTYITSRGKWYMESWKGDTRKSFGVATNIGVHFYDMLHFIFGKLQRNVVHHSSDNKAAGYLEYENARVRWFLSIDAGDLPAAVKGRKPTYRSITVDGAEIEFSEGFTDLHTVSYREILAGRGYGLDDARHCVETVNTIRSARAAAPRDDEGHPFLQQLLA, from the coding sequence GTGAAACGATTCGCACTGATCGGCGCTGCCGGCTACATCGCGCCACGCCACATGACGGCCATCAAGGATACCGGCAATGAGCTGGTGTCGGCCTACGATATCAATGATTCGGTGGGCATCATCGACAGCATCTCGCCGCAGAGCGAGTTCTTCACCGAATTCGAACGCTTCTATGACCATGCCTGGCGCCTGCGGCGCGAACCCGCCGCGGCGCTGGACTACGTCTCCATCTGCTCGCCGAACTACCTGCACCAGCCGCATATCGCAGCCGGCCTGCGCCTGGGCTGCGATGTGATCTGCGAGAAGCCGCTTGTTCCCACGCCCGAGTTGCTCGATGAGCTTGCCCTGGTCGAGCGAGAGACCGGCCGGCGCGTGTTCAACATTCTGCAGCTGCGCCACCACCAGGCCATCCTCGACCTGAAGGACAAGGTCGCGAGCGAGCACAACGGGCACAAGCACGAGGTCGAGCTGACCTACATCACCTCGCGTGGCAAGTGGTATATGGAGAGCTGGAAGGGCGACACGCGCAAATCCTTCGGCGTGGCCACGAATATCGGCGTGCACTTCTACGACATGCTGCACTTCATCTTCGGCAAGCTGCAGCGCAATGTCGTGCACCACAGCTCGGACAACAAGGCGGCGGGCTACCTCGAGTACGAGAATGCGCGCGTGCGCTGGTTCCTCTCGATCGATGCCGGCGACCTGCCCGCGGCGGTGAAGGGAAGGAAACCGACCTATCGCTCGATCACCGTGGACGGCGCCGAGATCGAGTTCTCAGAAGGCTTCACCGACCTGCACACCGTCAGCTACCGGGAGATACTCGCGGGCCGGGGCTACGGCCTGGACGACGCGCGCCACTGCGTGGAAACGGTCAACACGATCCGCTCGGCACGCGCTGCAGCGCCCCGCGACGACGAAGGCCATCCTTTCCTGCAGCAACTTCTTGCCTGA